In Falco biarmicus isolate bFalBia1 chromosome 6, bFalBia1.pri, whole genome shotgun sequence, the following are encoded in one genomic region:
- the RP1L1 gene encoding retinitis pigmentosa 1-like 1 protein isoform X2 — protein MNQMPDDYLSTTSSYNYEQPFPTVARTSTVTRVPPAKKITFFKSGDPQFAGVKMAINQRSFKSFNALMDDLSHRVPLPFGVRTITTPRGIHCISELDQLEDGGCYLCSDKKYVKPINITSVGHRPGPPRNGRPSSTMRRAAQEGKLEDYSAPFTHHGPRIPKKITLVKNGESGFRRSIILNRRNARSFKTLLDEISEILQFPVKKLYTADGKKIDSMQALLHCPSVLVCVGREPFKPVSMENLRKHSVEKLPNLAPRSNGNNVNENNEMNFGLEAKKSVIHPRSASSNRSMRFSLSSEKSYPNGLAASPDNGAPFSNGCSHSKPGDLVHSLVNDDIEKRVHVNKDGSLSVEMKVRFRLLNDETLQWSTQIRKSNLMNQMPCQESGVEEDSGVDPIQKMNPEASSEADESLYPCDIDSYMSKLEESECDEAHCHSCGKKHQDYDIWKNPMHTSQREEPRVQSTWHTRSSCSSTSSRRRVVHRKMASMDSLHTTSSEEFSEHIVQESSSYSETIENRVAYRSIKKCMCRSDLSTGASNGEDQQEYTRTSTGNSQRPSSLGLMSHSSCENNLDTQDAPEDHEASKKNLQNEDESCSEVSSVKCLKDDMEEVESSRVGSVMSGSSLQSRQSKKNVCEETSSVGRSMSSSSLQNTNQENNTKCSTPASSVHSKSSNCATPRAKSEQGDHSDDNVVSSFSSESCPKKEDEDAEAEQGENEINDVSSVSAKTKPSQSVRDESSDSERCSTQGTSHSRASDRHSKRSDSNEIVLCNASCSSKGSKKSKHSYINVDAQSEMSVSSLESTWNKKKNSLHADDARSCSRASNYSKSSCEIKKKSVGDAMSHRSGSLHSNISFTSEAEVIAGFTEEKSLKSTTNAYSESSKGSKKRSHREENSKTPSLCSSVSSPNEKAGEGHSKINSEATSRQGSMSESVCSKSVHSTGTGIRNGNPASVFSRASSKSEVKGKCSLTQTSQESNDRYSQSNVSQSSKARPRKTTNLHVKMSNSSRASLSENLSVCSMHCPVPPKGKPNSNKIRSNMLKNSSISSIGTESVLTTGKEQKEIVDSSKATSYGSKSAATEINDQENKEIDDSCNRKVEEELEDTGVQEEGSDLMPSALPNTSPEEVVQEWLSKIPSETLLMKYEMEDGAEEECNEATTEVSNSINTEEISENEKAEKKNVEEAENEAKGEEGQETEEGTAINEEAEVCVNQEESPEALSEAAKADQAECSQSVTSSQNNNRRDLPTSVKTSVQIMKALLSSKHETKFDRSHSLPEVSPTMGRKLSNSANILITCLASLQLLDENSEDPSDTSKYLNKSRYMELLNIFQALWFGCTAEKSGPSSGQEASEQAKTASGFKSPKSVDYDFTPLSSSGVDVSSGSGGSVEDSTAGAKDCALMAQKTAGFKSVEPVENVETGTELTEAEGQSKEEELSSRPSTACSKSKGEEKAQSTRGSSVIQEAGENKEDQCSNCENGQEEGGEGGNQENSKLTESGEQEAEAVNDELPKENLEEEADQLATTDDANVNDADCGTELKAAVEEQLGEESPNDPESKVDMTTSMDTTLVQQKSADPDPVWVLRLLKKIEKEFMAHYVSAMNEFKVRWNLQNNQQTDKMILELKEEVSKRIQRSIEKELRKIKTRAGKNMPRPPDEPLKHESTLQIEQRRRRLQTIHKMSLFSEKNGTQTRTQRLESTSDLPFDVDEDIAFDAAFEASTSTQSSEEEYCPCDSCLRKKMASKPIRNPVVATNAPIMKAFDLQQILRLKKNDNEEACVSEAAQDTKTIPSSSMEEAAENGNPKEENDAGELQPNEMEVESNEEKEAELNDVGSSALNGDGEGPETAESQNCEMEDEETKEEENEEAEEVGEETKEREEEEDEAKEEEEEKEEEEITKAEEEETKEEEGETKEKEDEELKEEAAEEVEIKEEEEKQEEGKEAEEEETKEEEEEEEEGEVEEEEEVKEEDEETKEEEEGVKEEEEETKEEEEEEEEVKVEEEETKEEEEGEGEGEGEEEETKEEEEEVKEEEEETKGEEEEEVKEEETKEEDEEVKEKEEEKKEEQEEVEEDEVETKEEEKEEVKENEEETKEEEEEEVEEDEEEKKDEGEEVKEDEEEKKDEGEEVDEDEEETKEEEEEEVKEDEEEKKEEEEEVEKDEEETKEEEEGVKEEDEGKKEDEDVKDEEETKEEEKVQEEEDVTKEDEEAKEDEEETKQEEQEVEEEEENPKEEEEEAKEEEEINKEEKEANGEEEDKEDTQNEEQEAEEKSKAEDEADNEAEEAEEPEDEDIGADDVEEMDICRGDAGSGTDNNPEDVAEGNEEAEQDEAEAVEDTNPESEGEACSAEENNSEGDDKYDENDEKPTSDNPDKAHEKHEDKGNNKVSESASKIKGKKTNKRLETLNKTAAYSCYSSVRSFSHKSQKGSEDEEECKDDTDFVNNHPNGEAQTDESSKPSQMYPDSEEEEEDKASSCTDPLGDEDPADAEGIGAKEVEHTDEVQASKKKEDSDHIDQDDLDF, from the exons ATCGACAGCATGCAGGCTCTGCTTCACTGCCCCAGCGTGCTGGTGTGTGTCGGTCGGGAGCCATTTAAACCTGTATCGATGGAGAATTTGCGGAAACACTCAGTGGAGAAGCTGCCCAACCTGGCTCCCCGTTCCAACGGCAACAATGtcaatgaaaacaatgaaa TGAACTTTGGACTGGAAGCCAAAAAAAGTGTTATCCATCCACGGTCAGCATCAAGCAATAGGTCAATGAGATTTTCTTTATCATCAGAAAAGTCGTATCCTAATGGTCTTGCTGCCTCACCAGATAATGGTGCACCTTTCTCAAACGGTTGCTCACATTCAAAACCTGGAGACCTGGTCCATTCCTTGGTCAACGATGACATAGAAAAACGGGTGCATGTGAACAAGGATGGAAGCTTGTCCGTTGAGATGAAAGTCCGTTTCCGCTTGCTAAATGATGAGACTTTGCAGTGGTCCACTCAGATCAGAAAGTCCAATCTGATGAACCAGATGCCTTGCCAAGAGTCAGGCGTAGAGGAGGACAGTGGTGTAGACCCCATACAGAAAATGAACCCAGAAGCCAGCTCAGAGGCAGATGAATCATTATATCCCTGTGATATTGATTCTTACATGTCAAAACTTGAGGAATCAGAATGTGATGAGGCTCATTGTCACAGCTGTGGAAAGAAACACCAGGACTATGACATTTGGAAAAACCCCATGCACACATCCCAGAGGGAAGAGCCCAGAGTACAAAGCACCTGGCACACACGGTCATCATGCTCCAGCACATCTTCCCGGAGGAGAGTAGTCCACAGAAAAATGGCATCCATGGATAGCCTCCACACCACGTCCAGTGAGGAATTCTCTGAGCACATTGTGCAAGAGTCCTCATCCTACTCAGAGACTATAGAGAACAGAGTGGCATACCGATCCATTAAAAAGTGTATGTGTCGAAGTGATCTGTCTACAGGTGCTTCCAATGGAGAGGACCAACAAGAATACACTCGGACAAGCACGGGCAATAGTCAGAGACCTTCATCCTTGGGTTTAATGTCACATTCAAGCTGTGAAAACAACCTGGATACTCAAGACGCCCCTGAAGACCATGAGgccagcaaaaaaaatttacaaaatgaagatgaaagTTGTTCTGAAGTTTCCTCTGTGAAATGTCTAAAGGATGATATGGAAGAGGTTGAAAGCAGCAGAGTTGGGAGTGTCATGTCAGGATCTTCTCTGCAGTCCAGACAGAGCAAGAAGAATGTATGTGAGGAAACAAGTAGTGTGGGTAGGAGCATGTCCTCCTCAAGCCTTCAGAACACAAATCAAGAAAATAACACTAAGTGCTCTACTCCTGCCAGCAGTGTGCACAGCAAGTCTAGCAACTGTGCTACGCCAAGAGCAAAGAGCGAACAGGGTGACCACTCTGATGACAATGTAGTCTCCTCCTTCTCCAGTGAGTCCTGCCCTAAGAAAGAGGATGAAGATGCTGAAGCAgaacaaggagaaaatgaaatcaaTGATGTCAGCTCAGTGTCAGCAAAAACAAAGCCCAGCCAATCAGTTAGAGATGAAAGCAGTGACAGTGAACGATGCTCTACGCAAGGAACCTCCCATTCCAGAGCTAGTGACAGGCACAGCAAGAGAAGTGACAGCAATGAGATCGTTCTGTGCAATGCCTCTTGCTCTTCCAAAGGATCCAAAAAGAGCAAACACAGCTATATTAATGTGGATGCACAGTCTGAAATGTCTGTGTCATCACTTGAATCCACTTGGAATAAAAAGAAGAATTCCCTACATGCAGATGATGCGAGATCATGCAGCAGGGCATCTAATTACTCCAAAAGCTCAtgtgaaatcaagaaaaaatcTGTCGGAGACGCCATGTCTCATAGGTCAGGTTCTCTTCActcaaacatttcatttactAGTGAAGCAGAGGTAATTGCAGGTTTTACTGAGGAGAAAAGCTTGAAAAGTACAACCAATGCCTACAGTGAATCCTCAAAAGGCTCAAAGAAGAGAAGCCATAGAGAAGAAAATAGCAAGACACCTTCCCTCTGCTCGAGCGTTTCAAGCCCTAATGAAAAAGCTGGAGAGGGTCATTCCAAGATTAATTCAGAGGCCACTTCAAGACAGGGAAGTATGAGTGAGAGTGTTTGTTCAAAAAGTGTCCACTCAACTGGGACTGGCATTAGGAATGGAAATCCTGCAAGTGTCTTTTCAAGAGCCTCTTCTAAGTCAGAAGTAAAAGGTAAATGTTCATTGACACAGACATCCCAGGAAAGTAACGATAGGTATTCACAGTCAAACGTATCTCAATCTTCAAAAGCAAGGCCAAGAAAAACTACAAATCTTCATGTGAAGATGTCAAACTCCAGCCGAGCGTCATTGTCTGAGAATTTGTCGGTATGTAGTATGCATTGCCCCGTCCCACCAAAAGGGAAACCGAACAGCAACAAAATACGTTCAAACATGTTGAAGAATTCCTCCATTAGCAGCATAGGTACTGAGTCAGTGCTGACCacaggaaaagagcagaaagaaattgTAGATTCCTCCAAAGCCACTTCCTATGGGTCTAAATCAGCTGCGACTGAAATAAATGATCAGGAGAATAAAGAGATTGATGATTCTTGCAACAGAAAAGTTGAGGAAGAGTTAGAAGACACAGGCgtgcaggaggaagggagcGATTTAATGCCATCTGCTCTACCAAATACATCTCCAGAAGAAGTTGTGCAAGAATGGCTAAGTAAAATCCCGTCAGAAACATTGCTTATGAAATATGAAATGGAGGACGGTGCAGAAGAGGAATGTAATGAGGCAACCACCGAGGTATCGAACAGTATAAATACAGAGGAAATCTCAGAGAatgaaaaagctgagaaaaagaatGTGGAGGAGGCTGAAAATGAGGCAAAGGGTGAAGAGGGACAAGAGACAGAAGAAGGCACTGCTATTAATGAAGAGGCTGAAGTATGCGTGAATCAGGAAGAAAGCCCTGAGGCTTTGTCCGAAGCTGCCAAAGCTGACCAGGCAGAATGCAGCCAGTCAGTTACATCCAGCCAAAATAACAACAGAAGAGACCTTCCAACCTCTGTCAAGACTTCTGTCCAGATCATGAAGGCCTTGCTCAGttcaaaacatgaaacaaaatttgACCGATCACACAGTTTGCCTGAAGTGTCCCCCACTATGGGAAGAAAACTGAGTAACTCTGCCAACATTTTGATTACTTGTCTTGCCAGTCTCCAGCTCCTTGATGAAAATTCAGAAGATCCATCAGATAcatcaaaatatttgaataagTCGAGGTATATGGAGctgctaaatatttttcaggccCTGTGGTTTGGatgcacagctgaaaaaagtgGTCCAAGTTCAGGTCAAGAGGCAAGTGAGCAGGCAAAAACAGCCTCTGGGTTTAAATCCCCCAAATCTGTAGATTATGACTTCACCCCCCTGTCCTCCTCTGGGGTCGATGTTAGCAGTGGTTCTGGTGGCTCAGTAGAAGACAGTACCGCTGGTGCCAAGGACTGTGCCTTAATGGCACAGAAAACTGCTGGATTCAAATCAGTTGAACCAGTGGAAAATGTAGAGACTGGCACGGAACTGACTGAGGCTGAGGGGCAAAGTAAGGAGGAAGAGCTGTCATCCCGACCTTCCACAGCCTGTTCAAAATCAAAAGGTGAGGAAAAAGCACAGTCTACTAGAGGGAGCTCTGTAATTCAGGAGGCAGGAGAGAATAAGGAAGATCAGTGCAGTAACTGTGAAAATGGtcaggaggaagggggagaaggtggaaaccaagaaaacagcaaattaaCTGAAAGTGGAGAACAAGAAGCTGAAGCTGTGAATGATGAACttccaaaagaaaatcttgaagAGGAAGCTGATCAGCTAGCCACTACGGATGATGCAAATGTCAATGATGCTGATTGTGGGAcagagctgaaagcagctgTAGAAGAACAGCTTGGAGAAGAGTCTCCAAATGACCCAGAGTCCAAAGTCGATATGACCACCAGTATGGACACAACCCTTGTCCAGCAGAAGTCAGCGGATCCAGACCCAGTTTGGGTCCTGagactgcttaaaaaaattgaGAAGGAATTCATGGCTCACTATGTCAGTGCCATGAATGAATTCAAAGTCAGGTGGAACCTGCAGAACAATCAGCAGACAGATAAAATGATACTAGAGCTGAAGGAGGAAGTGAGTAAAAGGATACAAAGAAGCATAGAGAAAGAGCTGAGGAAGATCAAAACCAGAGCAGGAAAGAATATGCCAAGACCTCCAGATGAACCACTCAAGCATGAGTCAACACTCCAAATTGAGCAGAGGAGACGGCGATTGCAAACTATACATAAAATGTCACTCTTCAGTGAGAAGAATGGAACCCAGACTAGAACCCAGAGGCTAGAGAGCACATCAGACTTACCATTTGACGTAGATGAAGATATAGCATTTGATGCAGCATTTGAGGCCAGTACTAGTACACAAAGTAGTGAGGAGGAATACTGCCCATGTGACTCttgcttgaggaaaaaaatggcttcCAAGCCAATAAGAAACCCAGTGGTGGCCACCAATGCCCCAATCATGAAAGCATTTGATTTACAGCAAATCCTGAGGTTGAAGAAAAACGACAATGAGGAAGCCTGTGTCTCAGaagcagcccaggataccaAAACAATTCCCAGCAGTTCTAtggaggaagcagcagaaaatggcAACCCAAAAGAGGAGAATGATGCGGGTGAACTCCAGCCAAATGAAATGGAGGTGGAGAGCaatgaggaaaaggaggcagaatTAAATGATGTAGGCAGCTCAGCGTTGAACGGAGATGGAGAAGGACCTGAAACAGCAGAGAGTCAAAACTGTGAGATGGAGgatgaagaaaccaaagaagaggaaaatgaagaggcagaagaagtgggggaagaaacaaaagagagagaagaagaggaagatgaagcaaaagaggaggaggaagagaaagaggaagaagaaataacgaaggcagaagaagaggaaacaaaagaggaggagggagaaacaaaagagaaagaagatgaGGAACtaaaagaggaagcagcagaggaagtggaaataaaagaggaggaagagaagcaggaggaagggaaggaggcggaagaggaagaaacaaaagaggaggaagaggaa gaagaggaaggggaagtggaagaggaagaggaagtgaaagaggaagatgaagaaacaaaagaggaggaagagggagtgaaggaggaagaggaagaaacaaaagaagaagaggaagaggaagaggaagtaaaggtggaagaggaagaaacaaaagaggaagaggaaggagaaggggaaggggaaggggaagaggaagaaacaaaagaggaggaagaggaagtgaaggaggaagaggaagaaacaaaaggggaggaggaagaggaagtgaaggaggaagaaacaaaagaggaggatgaggaagtgaaggagaaagaggaagaaaaaaaagaggagcaaGAGGAAGTGGAGGAGGATGAGGTGGAAacaaaagaggaggagaaagaggaagtgaaggaaaatgaggaagaaacaaaagaggaggaggaagaggaagtggaggaggatgaggaagaaaaaaaagatgagggaGAGGAAGTGAaggaggatgaggaagaaaaaaaagatgagggaGAGGAAGTggatgaggatgaggaagaaacaaaagaggaggaggaagaggaagtgaaggaggatgaggaagaaaaaaaagaggaggaagaggaagtggagaaggatgaggaagaaacaaaagaggaggaggagggagtgaaagaggaggatgaaggaaaaaaagaagatgaagacgttaaggatgaggaagaaacaaaagaggaggagaaggtgcaagaagaggaagatgtaacaaaggaggatgaagaagcaaaagaagatgaggaagaaacaaaacaagaggaGCAGGAagtggaagaagaggaagaaaacccaaaagaggaggaggaagaagcaaaagaggaagaagaaataaataaagaggagaaggaagcaaaTGGGGAAGAGGAAGATAAAGAAGACACTCAAAATGAAGAGCAGGAAGCTGAGGAGAAGTCCAAAGCTGAAGATGAAGCTGACAATGAAGCTGAAGAAGCAGAGGAGCCAGAGGATGAAGACATTGGAGCTGATGATGTGGAAGAGATGGACATatgcagaggagatgctggctCTGGAACTGACAATAATCCTGAAGATGTTGCAGAAGGCAATGAAGAAGCTGAGCAGGATGAAGCTGAGGCAGTGGAAGACACAAATCCAGAGTCAGAAGGTGAGGCATGTTCAGCTGAGGAAAACAACAGTGAAGGAGATGACAAATATGATGAGAATGATGAGAAACCTACCAGTGATAACCCTGacaaagcacatgaaaaacaTGAAGACAAAGGCAACAACAAGGTTTCTGAGAGTGCCTCAAAgatcaaaggcaaaaaaaccaacaaaagacTAGAGACTCTGAACAAAACAGCAGCCTATTCTTGTTATTCTTCTGTAAGAAGCTTCTCACACAAATCCCAGAAGGGGTCTGAAGATGAAGAGGAATGCAAAGATGACACTGACTTTGTGAACAACCATCCCAATGGAGAGGCTCAAACTGATGAGAGCAGCAAACCCTCACAGATGTATCCTGAcagtgaggaagaagaagaggacaAAGCATCTTCATGCACTGATCCTTTGGGAGATGAGGACCCAGCAGATGCCGAAGGTATAGGTGCAAAGGAGGTTGAACACACTGATGAAGTTCAGGcttctaaaaagaaagaagactcTGATCATATTGACCAGGATGACCTGGACTTCTAG